One window from the genome of Chroococcidiopsis sp. TS-821 encodes:
- the glgB gene encoding 1,4-alpha-glucan branching enzyme: MSMTIAPEQVERIVWNQHDDPFEVLGSHPIEQDGKTVWVVRAYLPNASAAWVIRPEARIEYPMHPVHHPHFFECTIDVSELTNYQLKIKEGDRERVIYDPYAFRSPKLTDFDLHLFSEGNHHRIYEKLGAHLTEVDGIKGVYFAVWAPNARNVSVLGDFNYWDGRKHQMRKGVTGIWELFIPEIGVGDRYKYEIKNSDGHIYEKSDPYGFQQEVRPKTASIVADLDAYVWNDAQWMEQRRHTDILTQPISVYEVHLGSWLHAASAEPAKLPNGETEPVVVVSELQPGARFLTYRELAAKLIPYVKDMGYTHIELLPIAEHPFDGSWGYQVTGYYACTSRYGSPEDFMYFIDQCHQNGIGVIVDWVPGHFPKDGHGLAFFDGTHLYEHADPRKGEHKEWGTLVFNYSRHEVRNFLVANALFWFDKYHIDGIRVDAVASMLYLDYCRKEGEWLPNQYGGRENIEAAEFLRQTNHVIFSYFPGILSIAEESTDWPMVSWPTYTGGLGFNLKWNMGWMHDMLDYFSMDPWFRQFHQNNVTFSMWYHHSENFMLALSHDEVVHGKSNIIGKMPGDRWQKFASVRCLFTYMFAHPGKKTLFMGMEFGQWSEWNVWGDLEWHLLQYEPHQQLKRFMKELNHLYRAEPALYTQDFGQAGFEWIDCSDNRHSVVSFIRRGKDPEDFAIVVCNFTPQPHSHYRIGVPEFGFYTELFNSDAREYGGSNMGNLGGKWAEEWSYHNRPYSIDLCLPPLGVLILKLDREKTAQALRQ; the protein is encoded by the coding sequence ATGTCTATGACCATCGCCCCAGAACAGGTTGAGCGCATTGTCTGGAATCAGCATGACGATCCGTTTGAAGTGCTTGGTTCTCATCCCATAGAACAAGATGGCAAAACCGTGTGGGTGGTGCGAGCTTATTTACCAAACGCGAGTGCAGCATGGGTAATTCGTCCAGAAGCACGAATTGAATATCCAATGCATCCGGTGCATCATCCTCATTTCTTTGAATGTACGATTGACGTTTCTGAATTAACAAACTACCAATTAAAAATTAAAGAAGGCGATCGCGAACGGGTAATTTACGACCCTTATGCTTTTCGTTCGCCAAAATTAACCGATTTTGATTTACATTTATTTTCAGAAGGCAACCACCACCGAATTTATGAAAAACTAGGGGCACATCTTACCGAAGTTGATGGCATCAAAGGCGTTTATTTTGCAGTTTGGGCACCGAATGCGCGCAATGTCTCAGTTTTGGGAGATTTCAATTACTGGGATGGCAGAAAGCATCAAATGCGTAAAGGCGTGACAGGCATTTGGGAGTTGTTTATTCCAGAAATTGGTGTTGGCGATCGCTACAAATACGAAATTAAAAACTCTGACGGGCACATCTACGAAAAATCCGATCCTTACGGGTTTCAACAAGAAGTGCGCCCCAAAACTGCGTCTATTGTTGCCGATCTCGATGCTTACGTTTGGAATGACGCACAATGGATGGAGCAGCGGCGTCATACAGATATCTTAACACAGCCTATTTCGGTTTATGAAGTCCACCTAGGTTCTTGGCTACACGCTGCCTCCGCAGAACCAGCTAAACTGCCTAACGGAGAAACAGAACCAGTTGTTGTGGTGTCTGAACTTCAACCAGGGGCGCGATTTTTAACTTATCGGGAACTTGCAGCAAAATTGATTCCCTACGTTAAAGATATGGGCTACACCCATATCGAACTGCTACCGATTGCCGAACATCCGTTTGATGGTTCGTGGGGTTATCAAGTCACAGGTTACTATGCTTGTACCTCGCGCTACGGCAGCCCAGAAGATTTCATGTACTTCATCGACCAATGTCATCAAAACGGTATTGGCGTGATTGTCGATTGGGTTCCAGGTCACTTTCCGAAAGATGGTCACGGTTTAGCTTTTTTTGACGGTACGCATCTTTACGAACACGCCGATCCCCGCAAAGGCGAACACAAAGAATGGGGAACGTTAGTTTTTAACTATAGCCGCCACGAAGTCAGAAATTTCTTAGTTGCCAACGCTTTATTCTGGTTTGACAAGTATCACATCGACGGCATTCGAGTTGATGCAGTTGCTTCGATGCTGTACCTCGATTATTGCCGCAAAGAAGGCGAATGGCTGCCTAATCAGTACGGTGGACGAGAAAATATAGAAGCCGCTGAGTTTCTGCGGCAAACAAATCATGTCATTTTCAGCTACTTCCCTGGAATTCTTTCAATTGCAGAAGAGTCTACAGATTGGCCGATGGTGTCATGGCCCACATATACGGGTGGATTGGGCTTTAATTTAAAGTGGAACATGGGTTGGATGCATGATATGCTGGACTATTTCAGCATGGATCCTTGGTTCCGCCAGTTTCATCAAAACAACGTGACGTTTAGTATGTGGTATCACCACAGCGAAAACTTCATGCTAGCGCTGTCACACGATGAAGTGGTGCATGGCAAAAGCAATATCATTGGAAAAATGCCAGGCGATCGCTGGCAGAAGTTTGCAAGCGTGCGCTGTTTGTTTACGTATATGTTCGCGCACCCTGGCAAGAAAACGCTGTTTATGGGGATGGAATTTGGACAGTGGAGCGAGTGGAACGTTTGGGGCGATCTGGAGTGGCACTTGTTGCAGTATGAACCACACCAACAGCTAAAGCGATTCATGAAGGAGCTCAACCATCTCTACCGCGCTGAGCCAGCATTATACACGCAAGATTTCGGGCAAGCAGGATTTGAATGGATCGATTGTAGCGACAACCGTCATAGTGTTGTTTCGTTCATTCGTCGCGGAAAAGATCCTGAAGACTTTGCGATTGTAGTTTGTAATTTCACTCCACAGCCGCATTCGCATTATCGAATTGGCGTACCTGAGTTTGGATTCTACACTGAACTGTTCAATAGTGATGCTCGCGAGTACGGTGGTAGCAATATGGGTAACTTAGGTGGTAAATGGGCTGAAGAGTGGTCTTATCACAATCGTCCCTACTCAATTGATTTATGTCTGCCGCCTTTGGGAGTACTCATTTTGAAACTCGATCGCGAGAAAACTGCGCAAGCATTGCGTCAATAG